One genomic window of Campylobacter curvus includes the following:
- a CDS encoding ribonucleotide-diphosphate reductase subunit beta encodes MNRKRIYNPSSNENLTDRRVFNGNPHGILNFTKAKYQWALKLWDLMEANTWFPKEVDTTDDVRDYAYNLTDAEKRMYDLVWSQLISMDSFQTNNLADNINPYITAPEINAVLSRQAYEEANHSKSYAVMVEAICDNTDLIYEMEKHDEVLREKNDYISSVYEELAGEVTDEKLLLAMVANQILEGIYFYSGFTAIYALARAGKMLGSAQMIRFIQRDEITHLLLFQNMINSVRAERSDLFTPEMEEKIYDMFEKAGNLEIKWGRYITQNQIMGFTDDIIEEYIHYLVDQRLVAIGLKRKYNAKHPIKWVDDFAKFNDQKSNFFESKVTNYSKGSLSFDDF; translated from the coding sequence ATGAATCGAAAACGCATCTACAATCCAAGCTCGAACGAAAATTTAACCGATCGACGCGTATTTAACGGCAATCCACACGGTATTTTAAATTTCACCAAGGCAAAATACCAGTGGGCGCTCAAGCTTTGGGATCTAATGGAGGCCAACACCTGGTTTCCCAAAGAGGTCGATACCACCGACGACGTGCGCGACTACGCCTACAACCTCACGGACGCCGAAAAACGCATGTATGACCTCGTGTGGAGTCAGCTCATCTCGATGGACAGCTTTCAGACGAACAACCTCGCCGACAACATCAACCCCTACATCACCGCCCCCGAGATCAACGCCGTGCTAAGCCGCCAAGCCTACGAGGAGGCAAACCACTCCAAGTCCTACGCCGTCATGGTCGAGGCGATCTGCGATAACACCGACCTCATCTACGAGATGGAGAAGCACGACGAGGTCTTACGCGAGAAAAACGACTACATTTCAAGCGTCTATGAGGAGCTAGCGGGCGAAGTCACGGACGAGAAGCTACTGCTTGCCATGGTGGCAAATCAAATTTTAGAGGGCATTTACTTTTACAGCGGCTTTACGGCGATCTACGCGCTGGCACGCGCGGGCAAGATGCTAGGTAGCGCACAGATGATACGCTTTATCCAGCGCGACGAGATCACGCATTTGCTGTTGTTTCAAAATATGATAAATTCCGTGCGCGCCGAGAGAAGCGATCTTTTCACGCCCGAAATGGAAGAGAAAATTTACGATATGTTTGAAAAGGCGGGCAACCTCGAAATCAAATGGGGTCGCTACATCACGCAAAATCAGATCATGGGCTTTACCGACGACATCATCGAGGAATACATCCACTATCTAGTCGATCAGCGTCTAGTCGCCATCGGGCTAAAACGCAAATATAACGCCAAACACCCGATCAAATGGGTCGATGATTTTGCTAAATTTAACGATCAAAAGAGCAACTTTTTTGAGAGTAAGGTTACTAATTACAGCAAGGGTAGTTTGAGTTTTGATGATTTTTAG